In the Mya arenaria isolate MELC-2E11 chromosome 11, ASM2691426v1 genome, one interval contains:
- the LOC128209339 gene encoding uncharacterized protein LOC128209339, which produces MGSRVQPYFILTAEKVANPREEHKLGLQWAQDELLQSITTPAPPPSGASSKVNGRSSFGKFPVLVVKRPKINRKVKYSISVKEVSKTRSMNKRMEVIKEKLDKSRERFNENKLRQSDPDFICEPRDASKADQCMNNDKHPPFKLDRSVSDMGPGLLVKPRKDDQGNNPFVYFVVSDEQIDNANLLVEDGGDNLVSKSADKRRRVRLVEENRRKRELLTQSAKIRGLAREVGLKTDPNTSSRSPEDQRENNSSKNMPVINEIVFSGPEYETRKPSSRSRRKTRLRSPPKIPPVSPVTTSPTPYSDIMREDSKLDPDDMVPRKPFLSGPMYTGKAKGLHSVSVGSFELPTISADQKRRALGLGTRFEEFGYPSVKTQPEQKRKVSFADQLPVIRGSGFVLNGADIKDGDFGNKPSLGGRSHTLGSITLPSEQTDRQTKCQKYLAGENMSVIRPNRRAGIPLPLSKIDIVSNVYDEMIIKMIQEYLQDSNTPTRQSQLAKDLLINLQKHNKHMKELNVPNLDKNRQSVKQKKEELLKYRMTTQKLANDLFSQAPPNTAEAFEHKPMTPVLEDVPKVELEGHDGDQEPGNLGPQDSPKTEPDIRSVPFVEITFKSRNGDNFMKTPTDTDMLNLPSTADKPRSGGDRRTASRPILAPVTPVSFQMAPPGLSKDDTFVSMSLKA; this is translated from the coding sequence ATGGGATCCAGAGTGCAGCCCTACTTTATCCTCACCGCAGAGAAGGTTGCCAACCCCCGGGAAGAACATAAACTAGGTCTGCAGTGGGCACAGGACGAACTCCTCCAGTCCATCACCACTCCCGCACCACCACCCTCGGGCGCTTCTTCCAAAGTTAACGGCCGCTCATCCTTTGGGAAGTTTCCTGTTCTTGTAGTAAAGAGACCAAAAATAAATCGTAAAGTCAAGTATTCAATCTCTGTTAAAGAGGTGAGCAAAACGAGATCGATGAATAAAAGAATGGAGGTGATAAAGGAAAAGTTGGACAAATCTCGCGAGAGATTTAACGAGAACAAGCTCCGACAGAGCGATCCAGACTTTATATGTGAGCCACGAGACGCGTCAAAAGCAGACCAATGTATGAACAATGATAAACATCCGCCTTTTAAACTTGACAGGTCAGTGTCAGATATGGGTCCGGGTCTTCTGGTTAAACCGAGAAAAGACGACCAAGGAAACAACCCCTTCGTGTACTTCGTTGTGTCTGATGAACAAATTGACAATGCTAACTTACTAGTTGAAGACGGCGGAGATAATCTTGTGAGTAAAAGTGCTGATAAGCGTAGACGAGTGAGGCTTGTTGAGGAAAACCGACGTAAAAGAGAACTACTAACTCAGTCAGCAAAAATACGAGGACTGGCAAGAGAGGTTGGTTTAAAAACCGATCCTAACACGTCATCAAGGTCCCCTGAAGATCAGAGGGAAAACAACTCTTCAAAGAACATGCCTGTCATTAACGAAATAGTATTTTCTGGTCCAGAGTACGAGACCCGGAAGCCAAGTTCCAGAAGTCGCCGAAAGACGCGCCTTCGCAGTCCACCAAAGATTCCTCCGGTATCGCCCGTAACAACATCACCCACACCGTACTCCGATATCATGCGGGAAGATTCAAAACTAGATCCCGATGATATGGTGCCCAGAAAGCCGTTCCTCTCCGGCCCGATGTATACCGGAAAAGCAAAGGGATTGCATTCTGTATCAGTGGGCAGCTTTGAGCTTCCCACCATATCAGCTGATCAGAAGAGGCGCGCTCTTGGACTAGGGACTAGGTTTGAAGAATTTGGATACCCTTCTGTGAAAACACAGCCCGAGCAAAAACGGAAGGTTTCCTTTGCAGATCAACTTCCGGTCATTCGCGGAAGCGGCTTTGTCCTAAACGGCGCAGACATAAAAGACGGAGATTTTGGTAACAAACCGTCCCTAGGTGGCAGATCACATACGCTTGGTAGCATAACTCTGCCTTCTGAACAAACTGACAGACAAACCAAGTGTCAAAAATATTTAGCGGGGGAGAATATGTCGGTGATTCGGCCAAACCGTAGGGCGGGTATCCCACTTCCGCTCTCTAAAATTGACATTGTGTCAAACGTGTATGACGAGATGATTATTAAAATGATCCAGGAATACCTGCAGGACTCGAACACGCCCACCCGTCAATCTCAGCTGGCCAAGGATCTACTCATCAACTTGCAGAAACACAACAAGCACATGAAAGAACTGAACGTTCCCAACCTTGACAAAAACAGGCAGTCCGTCAAACAGAAGAAAGAAGAGCTCCTTAAATACCGGATGACCACCCAGAAGCTTGCAAACGATCTCTTCTCCCAAGCTCCGCCGAACACGGCTGAAGCCTTTGAGCACAAGCCTATGACCCCTGTGCTAGAGGATGTACCCAAAGTCGAGCTGGAGGGACATGATGGCGACCAGGAGCCGGGGAACCTGGGCCCACAGGACTCACCGAAAACAGAACCCGACATCAGGTCCGTCCCCTTTGTTGAGATCACATTTAAATCTAGAAATGGtgacaattttatgaaaacCCCAACGGACACTGATATGCTTAACCTACCGTCAACAGCTGATAAGCCAAGGAGCGGCGGTGACAGGAGAACCGCAAGTCGCCCCATACTGGCCCCTGTGACGCCGGTATCTTTCCAGATGGCCCCGCCGGGCCTTAGTAAAGACGACACATTCGTTTCCATGTCACTGAAAGCATAA